In the Triticum aestivum cultivar Chinese Spring chromosome 2B, IWGSC CS RefSeq v2.1, whole genome shotgun sequence genome, GTGCTGCAGGAAAAATACACGATGTCCCGTTGTCCTCAGGTCTTCCAACTTCCAAGTAGTCCAGCTATTGGTTCCAGCTCGATCACCTGTCACCTAGTCCTCCATATCCTCCTTGTACTTGAAGAAGAAAACATGGTCAGAAAAGCAAATTTGGCTCCCCAAATAAAGCGAAGCAAATTTGTCATCACTAGTACATCTACAGGTTAGCAACTTTTTTTCAAAACATTCTCACATGTATGGAATTACTCAAACCATGGGAACTAACAGGTAGGTGTGTTCAACAAGTTCAGCGTACTTCCGTGATAAAGATACAAGTTGGATTTTTACTGCAAAATGCATGAGTTATTTACAGTATATATATAGGGTATTTTGAACAACAGAGAATTAAAAACTGCACAGTAAACAAGTTCTAACACAAATACCTTGGGCCGGATCTTCTATTGATCTGCTCCTCGTTCGCTAAGTTTGGACACCCGCATATCTTCACCTCCTTGATATTTGCAAGTGCTTCTGCTCCACCGATTGAAACTAGGCCTGGACAATTCTCAATCACCAATTTCTGGAGTGATACATGATTATTGTACCAGATGTTGCTTGGAATGGATGTTATACCATTGCATCCACCAATTTCAAGTGAGACGAGGGATGTGAGGTTCTGTAGGCATCCGGGAACATATGGAGAGATATCCCCACATTCCATTAAGCAGAGGCTTTGGAGGTATGTTGGCAGCACCAAACCTCTTTGCCACTCGAGACTTGGGCACGAATAAATCTTCAGATGTTTAAGATAAGGAAAACTCCCAAACCTTTCAGCTGGCAGGGACTTTAACTTCAAACAATAGCTAATTTCAATTTTCTCAATGGCAGGTAGATACTCTTGTGTTAGCAGGTCATCAAGGGTTGGCAATTTAGCACAGCGAGAAATTGCTATGACTTTAAGGGATGAGAATGCTCTAATGCTGCCAGTGCCCGCGGAAATGGAACTATTAGGGGAGTCTCCAATAGACGTAAGAGATCCACAGCTAATTTCCAAGCTCTGTAGTGCTGGAAGACTCCACGTTTGCAGTTGGATGTATGTGATAGACTTGCATGATACAGTAAATTCAGTGAGGGAGCAGCAGTCGATATTGCAAAAGAGACCAGAACCCCACAGGCCGAGCTTCTTAAGGGACTGCGAAACCAATCTCTGGAGGCGGATGTTTGGACATTCGGATATCCACAGGTCTTCAAGAAATTGCAAATCCCGGAACTTTTCAGTTGGTATTGATGGTAAGATCTTGCAATTTCTAATTCCTATTTTCTTGATGCTTGGTACATAACCTTGATGCAGAAGATCTTCGAGGCTTGATATATTTTTGCACCATTCAATTGTTAAGTCTGTGAGGGATAGGAATGCGAGTATCTCATTTAAGTTTATGCTGTTGAGTCCATCACATCTTACAAAAGTGAGTGATTCTAAACTTGGCAAGTTTTGTGGCTGAAACCAGCTTGGGAGTGAGGAACCGCCATAATTCTCTAGGACCAGAAACTTGAGGCTGATAGGAGGTTGTAGAACTTCAAGCACTTCTCTGTTCTGGATGGTGTGAGACAAAGGGTAGCCTAAAACCCTTGGCATATGCATATTCAGTGTCAACCTATCAAGATATTCCTTATTTTTCAGTTCAGCTTCCGCTGCCTGATCCTTACTTAGGGCGCCAAGATTATTTATCACCAAGTATCCACGAATTTGGTTCAGATTCTTTATTGACCTAACTCCATTTCCCCCTTTATTGGCGGAATCAAGAGTTAATCCGTTTGATTCGAATTTCTGCAAACTGATCAACTTACCAAAGTCACCGGGCATTTCCATCTGGCATTTCTTGGCATAGAAAATCTGCATATTATATAGCCAACAGAAAGTTGAAGGAATCTTCTTCAAATAACAAGGTCTAGAGATTTCAAGGTACCGAAGATTCTTCCAGTTGCCAATATTATCTGGTAACATATCTGTGAAGGCATAAGACATCACACGCATATGGAGAAGTTCAGTACACCAGCGACCCATTACAATACATGCATTTCTTCCTAAACTCTTCTTGCAAATTAGGGTACGCAGCTTTGTGTACTTGCATAGGCTCGGCAAGTTGGATTCATCAAAGTCACTGCTAGGGAGTACGTATAGATGACGAACATTCTGGGGAACTTTATCAAAGTCACTCTTGTTTCTTAAGATGAAGCAGTCGTGCTTTGAAACCATTTGTGCCATGTCATGGAGCAGGTCATGGATTACGTATCCACCATTAACCTCCTGAAAGAAGGACTGTGCTACAAGATCTTCAAAATACTGACAGCTAACATCTTGAATGGGAACACCACCTTGAGGCTCCACGAAGCCTTCTGCCACCCAAATTTCAGCTAACTTTGCCTTCTCAAATTTGTAATCTTTGGGGTACAAAGCGCAGAATGCGAAGCATGGCTTCAAGTAGAATGGTAAATATATGTAGCTCAACCGAAGGGCAGGTAAAATGTCGGTCTCCTTTTGTTTCCACGCCCACGGTTCACTCTCAAGTATAGAATTCCAACGTGATACTTCAGGGATTGCTTTCAACATGCGGCCCAGAGTTATGGCGGCCAAAGGAGAACCCTTTAATTTAGGAAGTATACTTTCACCAATGCGCTCCAAGTCAGGATGATTGCTAGAATCCTCAGATCCAAACATGCATAATTTGAAAAATTTCCTGAAGGCGCCATCCTCTAGACTTTCTAATATAACAGTCCCAGTTGTGCACACATCCTTGGCAACATTTGGACATCTAGTGGTGACCAACATCGCACTTCCCTCTTGGACACTGCAAAAAGGTGCATAAAACTGCTCCCAACGCTGCCCATTTTCCTTCAAGGCATCATCCCACACATCATCAAGGACAATCAATAACCTTTTATTGTTCACATGCTTCTTCAGAGCATTCTGAAGAGATTCCAAACTACTCTCAGTTGTTGGCACTACTCCAGTAAAGGATTGTATGACCTCTTTCGTTAACCTCTTCGCATCAAAGTCATCTGAGACACAAATCCAAATTCTCTTCTCAAACTGAGATTGCACTTTTTCATGACTGAAGATATGCTGGGCCAATGTAGTCTTTCCAACACCACCAATTCCACCTATAACCGAAACAGGAAGACTTGATTCATTATTAGcagggttgcttgttgatgtgctTGTTGATGCATTGATTGAACTAGTTGCTCTCTTCCGTTTAAGTACATTGAGAAATCCCAAGACCCGCTTCAGCTCCTTGTCACGACCAATAAATATATTTTTTCCCTTTCGCGGCAAACAGGAGATGCTCTCTGGCCTGACTAATTTGTCAAAGTGTTGTTCGACTCCATGAAGCCCTATACTCTCCATCTGACTCGAGAGATGGCTCAACCTCGACTGGATGCTATCCAGTTTGTTGAAGCTGCCTTGAATGACGGTATTAAAGAAGTCAATGAAAGGAGAGTGGCTTGCATCGCCCTCCACTTGCACCTTCTTCTCGTACCATGTGAACTCATCAAGAAGGTCCTCGGCATCATACACTGCATCCTTGAGATTGGGAAGGAGACTTGCCACACCATCATCATGGCTCCTCCACTCTGCTTTATTAATGAGGTCGTGCATTGTAGGAAGAGTGTCCCTCAGAAGTTTTAGGCCAGTCTCCAACTTCAATGCACGATCCTGGAGATCCTCCTCCTGTGAGCCACTCCATCGGGAGTGCAGGGATGAAATGGTGGATTTAGCCCACTGCCCGAAAGTGACACACTCATTGATGCCACCGATGGCCCCAATGACAGCTGATAAGCTCATGGTGGCCGGAGCCAGGACATCTAATTTTCGTCCTGCAAGCAGAGAGTGTTCATCGTTTAGCATTAAGTATAGACAAGATAAAGCTAGCATTATGAAGTAAAATATGAAGTCAGAGTATGCAAGAAGCCGGCAATTGTAGCAACTGTTTTCTCCGGATCCAGATAGTTTTTCACCAAAAGTTTTCCCATGAAATTAAATTAGTTTCAACCGCAGAAAACGAAAATTTACCCAGGGCTTTAATCAAGCCTCTTGATAAAAAGATTTAGCATGTGAAATCAGTTGCCATCGAAACTAAAAGAGAGTTAGTAACTAAGTGTATACTCCATCCAAGGCTTTAATCGAGCCTCCTGATAAAAGAAAATTTGCTCCTGGCATGTGAAATACATACAGTTGCCATCAAAACTAGTAGCATTAGCATGTGAACCGCAGAAGAAACTAAGTTTGCAGTTTCAGATGTGGTAAAAGAAATCAAAGCAAGGGTAGGGTGGTTCAAGGGGGAGTGCTCACCCTATATCGGTGCGACGGCGGCGCTCCTTTCGGGCCTTGTCTCTCCGCGGACGAGCACGCAGCAGGAGGAGAGAAATGGCTGGATCTGAATGGGATGGGGAGCAGGAGCAGTTCCCCAAAGTCGTCGGGCTCAGTTTGCCACGGAGCTTTGACAAGTTGGAAACTTCGGGGAAGGACCCCTCGACGCAACGGACGTGGATGGTGGAAATAATctatcctcctcctcctgcagctGCAAGGCAAGTGCATCTTTGTTTAGCTTTGTTGCAGCTCTGAATTTAATAATTTGAACTGAAGAAGCACGTAGGAGTAGGTGGTGGGTGGTCCAGGCTTCCATACTCCACGCTgccgccctccgccgtcgccaAGGCCCGGGGCGCGCGCGGCGGCCGGCGAGAGGGACAGGAGCGTGGCGGCCTCCGGATGCCGCCGGATGCCGCCGGGAAGGACAGGAGCGTGGCGCAAAGGTGTGGGAAAGACGGCGGCGAAGGCGACGAGGTCGAGGAAGATTCAGGCTGCCGAGGATTTGCGTGCAAAGCTCACAGCTTTGTTTGCTTGCCGCTGCATACAAAATTCATGATGCTACCTGCTCCTTGTTGCATACAAAATTCCGTGAAgattccacgaagaagcaaccatggTCCCGGGTGAGCTCACAGCTTTGTCCGCTTGCCGGTGCACCGATATGTAAGTTATATTATCATATTTTAACTTAGGACTGTGctaaccaccagtcgactggtggttagCAACAGATCCGGACGACCTTCGATCGCTCGTCCCGCTGCGTTGTTCCTCCCGCTTCCCCGATTTTCTTTCTTCTAGATTTTCTTCCCACCGATTTTTATTCTCACCTCGGTTCACAGACTTCTCTCACTTGTCTGGTTTTATATCAACTAGTCTAGATAGCGGAGAAAAAGAAATAAAGTGCTTAAAAGGGGACTTGAACTTTGGTCTCCTGAGTAGCTACTACAGCCACCAACCGACTCACCCGTATTTTTTTATTGTCCACAATACATAAACAGGGGTATTTGAACCCTTTTTCTTTCTATCATATTAGCAAAAAAACAGTCTTGATAACTTGGAATAAGCAGCGTGATAACTATGACATGACCATCATGGTAACTTCACATAACGCCCTGATAACAAATAACATGACAAAGGTTGACAACTCTATCATTATAATGCTGATAAGCGTGAGAAGCATGCTAAGTTTAGCATGGGCAACATGAAAACTTTACACGAAGATTATCAGGATATATTTCAACAACTTTTCCTCCGGTAAAAATTTACTATGGTGTTTGAGTCTACGTTATTAGCTACGAAAAATACCACTCTTTTTGCACACAAGTTATGAATTTTGGTTACCAGGGTATATTCTCAACAACGAAAAATCGTCTGGTTGAGGTTACCGCAGTGTTTGTATGTAAATTATCAGGTGTGGATgcgtatattatcatgttatttacacagaaaTTATCGGGCATATGTTTTCAACAATTTTTTCACCTGGTTCAAAGTTATTGTGGTGTTCGTACTTAAGTTATCAGATATGTAGTGCTTAAATGATCATGTTATCTACACAAAAATTACCGGGGTATATTTTCAACAACAAAAAGCGTCTGGTCAAGGTTACCGGggtgtttgtatgtaagttatcatATATGGAtgtgtatattatcatgctatttacataaAAATTATCGGGTGtatgttttcaataatttttcacCTGGTTCAAAGTTACCTTGGTATTTGTACCTGTTATCAGGTCTACAGTGCTTAAAtaatcatgttatttacacaaaagTTATCGGGATGGTCTCAGTAACAAAAAGAAAACGGCTGGTAAGGTTAGCACGGTGTttgtatttaagttatcatgtgtGGATGCATATATTATCATGATATTCTCACATAAGTTATCGGGTGTATGTTTTCAATAATTTTTACCTGGTTGAAGTTATCgcggtgtttgtacctaagttatcaggtctacGGTGCTTGAATGATCATGTTATTCACACAGAATTTATCGGGGGGtatgtttttgttggaaatatgccctagaggcaataataaaagtattattatatttcattgttcatgataattgtcttgtattcatgctataactgtattatctggaaatcgtaatacacgtgtgaatacttagaccacacaatgtccctggtaagcctctagttgaccagctcgttgtgatcaacagatagtcatgatttcctgactatggacattggatgtcgttgataatgggatcacatcattaggagaatgatgtgatggacaagacccaatcctaagcatagcataagagatcgagtagttcgtttgctagagctttgcaagtgtcaagtatcacttccttcgaccatgagatcgtgtaactcccggata is a window encoding:
- the LOC123047382 gene encoding putative disease resistance protein RGA4, which encodes MSLSAVIGAIGGINECVTFGQWAKSTISSLHSRWSGSQEEDLQDRALKLETGLKLLRDTLPTMHDLINKAEWRSHDDGVASLLPNLKDAVYDAEDLLDEFTWYEKKVQVEGDASHSPFIDFFNTVIQGSFNKLDSIQSRLSHLSSQMESIGLHGVEQHFDKLVRPESISCLPRKGKNIFIGRDKELKRVLGFLNVLKRKRATSSINASTSTSTSNPANNESSLPVSVIGGIGGVGKTTLAQHIFSHEKVQSQFEKRIWICVSDDFDAKRLTKEVIQSFTGVVPTTESSLESLQNALKKHVNNKRLLIVLDDVWDDALKENGQRWEQFYAPFCSVQEGSAMLVTTRCPNVAKDVCTTGTVILESLEDGAFRKFFKLCMFGSEDSSNHPDLERIGESILPKLKGSPLAAITLGRMLKAIPEVSRWNSILESEPWAWKQKETDILPALRLSYIYLPFYLKPCFAFCALYPKDYKFEKAKLAEIWVAEGFVEPQGGVPIQDVSCQYFEDLVAQSFFQEVNGGYVIHDLLHDMAQMVSKHDCFILRNKSDFDKVPQNVRHLYVLPSSDFDESNLPSLCKYTKLRTLICKKSLGRNACIVMGRWCTELLHMRVMSYAFTDMLPDNIGNWKNLRYLEISRPCYLKKIPSTFCWLYNMQIFYAKKCQMEMPGDFGKLISLQKFESNGLTLDSANKGGNGVRSIKNLNQIRGYLVINNLGALSKDQAAEAELKNKEYLDRLTLNMHMPRVLGYPLSHTIQNREVLEVLQPPISLKFLVLENYGGSSLPSWFQPQNLPSLESLTFVRCDGLNSINLNEILAFLSLTDLTIEWCKNISSLEDLLHQGYVPSIKKIGIRNCKILPSIPTEKFRDLQFLEDLWISECPNIRLQRLVSQSLKKLGLWGSGLFCNIDCCSLTEFTVSCKSITYIQLQTWSLPALQSLEISCGSLTSIGDSPNSSISAGTGSIRAFSSLKVIAISRCAKLPTLDDLLTQEYLPAIEKIEISYCLKLKSLPAERFGSFPYLKHLKIYSCPSLEWQRGLVLPTYLQSLCLMECGDISPYVPGCLQNLTSLVSLEIGGCNGITSIPSNIWYNNHVSLQKLVIENCPGLVSIGGAEALANIKEVKICGCPNLANEEQINRRSGPSTRRIWRTR